From a single Phalacrocorax aristotelis chromosome 1, bGulAri2.1, whole genome shotgun sequence genomic region:
- the LOC142051766 gene encoding tetraspanin-7-like → MTVLKLSLMAFSFVFWAAGLTMLIIGLWAKVSLGGYLVLSANDCPSAPTILLATGAAVIIWGFLGCFGAATEHRGLLRAYSAFLTAVLAAGLMAGLSALFYRQNIAQGFQEGLRQAMLAYEEDEGVADALDALQRALSCCGVESYRDWLTSPWGMEQNGSVPLSCCRARRDCQRSPPNARRLHRDGCFSKVSAFVSSNMFYVATAALGLALLQLIGIVLACLLAARIPAHLLGIATPR, encoded by the coding sequence ATGACCGTGCTCAAGCTGTCCCTCATGGCCTTCAGCTTCGTCTTCTGGGCAGCAGGGCTGACCATGCTCATCATTGGCCTCTGGGCCAAGGTGTCTCTGGGGGGCTACCTGGTGCTGTCGGCCAATGActgccccagtgctcccacCATCCTCTTGGCCACGGGAGCCGCTGTCATCATCTGGGGCTTCCTGGGCTGCTTCGGGGCTGCCACGGAGCACCGGGGCCTCCTGCGTGCCTACAGCGCCTTTCTGACCGCCGTGCTGGCAGCCGGGCTGATGGCAGGGCTCTCAGCACTCTTCTACCGCCAGAACATTGCCCAGGGTTTCCAGGAGGGGCTACGCCAGGCCATGCTTGCCTACGAGGAGGACGAGGGGGTGGCGGACGCCCTGGATGCTTTGCAGCGTGCCTTGTCCTGCTGTGGTGTGGAGAGCTACCGCGACTGGCTCACCTCGCCCTGGGGAATGGAGCAGAACGGCTCGGTGCCCCTCAGCTGCTGCCGGGCCCGCCGGGATTGCCAGCGCAGCCCGCCCAACGCACGCAGGCTGCACCGCGATGGTTGCTTCAGCAAGGTGTCGGCCTTCGTCAGCAGCAACATGTTTTATGTTGCTAcggctgccctggggctggcactgctgcagctcATTGGCATTGTGCTGGCCTGCCTGCTGGCTGCCCGTATCCCTGCCCACCTGCTGGGCATTGCCACCCCTCGCTGA